TTTCAAGATGAAAGAAAGATCTATTAATAACGCTAATGATTTAATTCGAAATAGCATAACAAGTGTTCAAAATAATTCTAGAAAACATAAATCACTTTAGCTCATTAGGAAATATAGCTAAACGTGAAAGTATAGAAGACTTAGATTTATCTCGCATAACCTCTTCTTTCCTTGGGAAAATTATCGGAATGCCGATAGATTCTGATAATTCTTATATTGACAGTTTTGAAAAGGAAATTAATAATATTTTAGAATTTTTAGATGAAGAAACCTACTTTAGAAATGTTGCAGATAAATTAAGAATAAAAAAAGATGCGATATTTAAAGAATTAAGAAGTTCTCTTGATTCTAAATATTCACTAGAGTTTTCATTAAGGTTGAAAGCACTTGATAATATAAGCGATGAAGAATTTTTTAAAATACTAAATGAAAAAGGAAGAATAGTGATTGAAGCACTCTCATTAGAATTGCAAGCTAGAAATATACGTAATTTTATCGAACTACATTCTAATTTAAAAAATAACATTAACACTAATCTTTGCACTTTCATTGATTGAGGTAAGGGCCGATTGAGAATTAATTTTAATAACAATGTCTCAGGATATAAATTAATACTCGATGATGATACTGATAATAAGTTAAATCTCTTGAAAAAAATTGATAGAAATATAACAATACATGAAAACCGTGGGAAAACCGTCATATCTATGGGTCCCGATTTAAACGATAAAGCTCAATCATTTTTATCAAAATTAAATCAAATTTATGTAGAGAGATATATAAGCACGAATTTAATTTAAATCTCCATCCATATCAAATTAATAATATTTTCCATATAGATAAGATATCGAAATTTGATACCTTAAAAATAGAAAACAAACAATATTGTAAGAGCATACAATCATTAATTTCTACTCAAAAAAGTTTCTACCGAGAATTCTTTGAAAAAATAATACTAACTTCGGAGCCTAGTTTTCACGATAAAATTCAAGCATTCATCCGTGAAATTAATCCTAATAATCACAACGATACAAATTATTGTTTGTTAGAATTTATGTTTTATACTTATCTTGGACATAATTATGATCTCATTTCCTCATTGCTTGAAGAATATTTAACATTTATTAAAAATATTAATATAGATAAAAAACCAGATGAACTAACTAATGAATTTGAATCTTTCAAAAAACATTTAGTGAAAAGATTGACGATATTATTAATAAATTTAACAAATTAAACCTATAGTGATTAATCATTTTTCGATTTGCTAATTCAATTGTAAAATGAGTATAAAAATAGCAACCATTCAGCGGTTACTATTTTTTTAATCTAGATTATTTTTATTTTTTCTTTTATGATGTATAGAAGCAATAGAACTTAGAACTATTATAACAACATCTATAATCGGCAATACAACAAATGGTATATTCAAATATCTATTTACTTCATCGTTATTTATATACTTGCTAAATAATCCATTCAAGAAAATACTTACGATGATGCCCCCTGCCACGACAATAAATAGCAATACAATTGGAGCTAAAATGAAACTCTTTTGAAATATTGAAAATAAAGCCATAATGAATACTGTTATAGTTCATACAATAAGCAATACAGATAAAATCGCACCACAAGCTACTCCAAAATAGTAAATCATAACTTTGCTTGAATCCATACCGCTATTCATTGGTTCCTGTAATCAATCGTATAATCTTTTAATATTAGAGATAAAACCAGCCATAAACCATTTAATAGATACAAAATACAAGTTAACATTCTCTGAATTTGTTCAGTTAAAATAATTACCTTTATTAATGTCAACAATTTCTTTTAACTGCATAATAAATAAGAAAACCATTAGCAGTAACATAACAACTGAAAAGTAAATTATTTTACTTAATTTTAAGTTTTTCACACTACCTCCGTGTTTAAGAATTTGTTAATTTCTTTAATTCTTTACCATAATTATAAATTCTTTTTTCATATTCTTCAGTATTAAATGGAGGTTTTGTTTGAGTTTGCACTCACAAAACAACCAAATAATTTACTAAAATCTTATGACGCAATAGATGAATATAATTGTAATCGCCATAAGCATTTAGAAATTTCGCTTCCAAATCACCCGTTAAATTACTTGCTTCAATAATATATGCCAATTCAAAATGTTTATCTCCCAAGGTCGAGTATTCTCAATCAACAAAGAATATTTTGTCTTCAATTTGAATCATATTAAAAGGTCATAAATCATTATGCAACGGAGTTGTTTTATCCATTTTAGATAATGTTAAATTAACACAACGATAATATTCTTCCAAAACAGGAACGCTTCTGTTTTTTTCTTTTAAAATTTTGCGATACTCTTTTACTCTTGCAGCATGGTTAGATTTGGGAAATTTTAATTTAGAATCATGAATTTGCTTTACTTGCCGTGCAATAAGCTCAATGTTTGAGAAATCAAGTATTGGTTGTTGTCCTTCAATGAATTCTCATTTGATGATATCACTCTTATTTTGAATAAGTCTGGGAACAAAATTAAATTTACTTAATATGTGGTAATCAATTTTATGGTTAAATCCATTAAATTGTTTTTCTTGAACAAATTCATCGCCAATTCGATATGAAATGTTAGTGTGACCAGTTGTAATTTCTGTTTTCATAATTCTCCTTAAAATGGAATTTATTGTATTTTTTACATTTTAATATAAAATTTAATACATATATTATAAGGAGAGCAAATAATGGACAAAACAAAAATTAGAAATTTTTCAATTATTGCCCACATCGACCATGGCAAAAGCACTTTAGCTGATAGAATTCTTGAACTCACTCAAACTGTAAGTCAACGTGAATTAGAAGAACAAATTTTAGACACAATGGACTTAGAAAGAGAAAGAGGAATTACAATTAAGTTAAATGCAGTACAAATAAAGTATAAAGATTACATTTTTCATCTTATCGACACGCCAGGCCATGTCGATTTTACCTATGAAGTCTCACGTTCTTTAGCTGCTACTGAAGGTGCGCTATTAATTGTTGATGCAACACAAGGTATCGAAGCTCAAACATTAGCAAATGTCTATTTAGCTCTTGAAAACAACCTAACAATTATTCCAATAATAAACAAAATTGACTTACCTTCTGCAGACATTGAAAGAACAAAAGCAGAGATAGAAAGAGTAATCGGACTACCCACTGATAATGCAGTTTGTATATCTGCTAAAACCGGATTGAACTGTGAGCAAGTACTTGAAGCTATTGAAAAATACATACCTGCGCCCGCTGAAGCCGACGATTCAAAACCTCTAAAAGCACTAATTTTTGACTCATATTTTGATGAATATCGCGGAGTTGTAATGTTAGTCAGAATTGTGCAAGGTAAATTAAGACGTAATGACAAAATTAAATTTATGTCCTCTGGTCGTATCAATCAAGTTTCTGAATTAGGGGTAAAATCACCTCGTGAAGTTAAAAAGGAATATTTAGAAGCTGGTGAAGTTGGGTGAGTTGCAGCCACAATTAGAGATGCAAGAGATGTCCGCGTTGGAGATACTATAACTCTAGAAGAAAATCCAGCAGAAAAACCGTTACCAGGTTACAAAAAGAAACAACCAGTAGTTTTTACTGGATTTTACCCAGTTGACACACGTGATTACATGGAGTTAAAAGAAAGTTTAGAGAAAATTGCGTTGAGCGATAGTTCTATTTCTTGAGAACAAGAAACTTCACGTGCATTAGGTTTTGGATTCAGAGTGGGTTTTCTTGGTATGTTGCATATGGAAATACTTCAAGAACGCCTGAATCGTGAATACCATATTGGCGTTATCGCTACATCTCCATCTGTTGAATATAAAGTTTACCGAACTGATGGAACATTAGAAATGGTCTCTAACCCAGCCTTTCTCCCTGATCGAACCTTCATAGACAGAATTGAAGAACCATATATTTATTCAACAATTATCGTTCCTGATAACTATATCGGTAACGTTATGGAGCTATGTCAAGGTAAAAGAGGGATCTATCGCGATATGGAATCACTAGATGGTAACAGAAGTAAAATAACTTATGAAATGCCGTTAGCTGAAATTGTTGTTGACTTTTTTGACCGTTTAAAAAGTTCAACAAAAGGTTATGCCTCATTTGAATATGATTTATTTGGTTATAAAGAAACCGATTTAGTAAAAGTTGATATTTTATTAAACGGCGATAAAATTGACGCCTTTACAGTCATCACGCACCGGGATAACGCATATTCAAGAGCTAGAGATCTTTGTCAAAAACTTAAAGAAGCTATTCCTAGACAAAACTTTGAAGTCCCGGTCCAAGCAGCTATTGGCGGAAAAATTATTGCGAGAGAGACTATAAAAGCATATCGTAAAGATGTCACCGCTAAACTTTATGGTGGAGACGTTACTCGTCGTCAAAAACTACTAAAAAAACAAAAAGAAGGTAAAAAACGTATGAAAATGCTTGGTTCTGTTGAAGTCCCTCAAGAAGCATTTCTTAAAATATTGAAAACAAATATCGATAATTAATGGACTAAACACTCCATTTTTTATTAGCCTTCTAATTTCCCAATAATAATTAAGATATAATTTAATTTACTAATTAAGGAGTTAAACATGATACCAACGCAAACAATAGACCAACCTCTCGATGAATACAAATCATACGAAAATAAACACAAAGAAAATGTCGAAAATTTCTTTAAAGAATTAACTGAAAAATCAAACATAGATGTGAACGCTAATCGTTCAACATCAGACAAAATTTACAAAAAAGATGAATTAATAAACAAATGAAAAAATAAACTAAGCAAATTAAGAGTAGGAACAGCATTTAATATATTATTCATCGTTTTGGCCTGTTCTTTGCCAGTGTGAACAATAATTTACTTAGTACACAAAGGTACGGAAAATATTGAAATTTCGACCCAAACAATATTAATTTCCACAGCATTATTTGTATTATCAATTTTAGCTATTGTTGGCTTAAGCGTAATACAGGCATTAGTAATAAATAAACGAATCAAATCAGCCGAAAAAATAAAAAATAAATTTGAGACTGAAAGAGAAGAACTTGTTGACGAAGCATACAGACAACTAAATCCGTTATTAAACATCATCAGACCAGGTTATAAAATTAAAATATTCAAAAACACTATGCCAATTTTAGAAATGGATCGTCATTTGAATATTGGGAGATTACGCTCCTTGGCACAAAATTATGATTTTAAAGGTGATACAAATCATAATCAAATGCACGAACGAATACAATCAGGAACAATTTATGGCAACCCTTTTATTATTTCGTCAAGATTATTACATGAAATGGGTACCAAAACGTACACTGGAACTCTATTTATTACTTGAACTGAATATTCTTATGATTCAAATGGTAAACGTGTAGCTGTAGCATGTAGTGAGACATTAGTTGCAAGAGTAGTAAAACCTTTCCCAGAGTATTGACATAAGACTTATATTTATATCGGGTCGCAAGCCGCTCCAGACTTATATTTCACAAGAAACTCAAATAATATAAATAACGAATCAGATTCACAAATAGATAAATACGTAAAAAAATACGATAAGATACTGAAAAAAATGATGAAAGATAATCCTCAGTTTACTGCGTTGGCCAATACTGAATTTGAAGCGTGCTTTGGCGCCACTGATAGAAATCACGAACAACAATTTAGATTGTTATTTACTCCTCTTGCTCAGCAAAATATTGTCAAGTTGTTAACTGATAAAAAATATGGTTATGGCGATGATATGTTTTATGGAAAATATGGAAAGTTAAACCTATTCCAATTTGACCATTTAACCGGCGAAGTTTTAGATGAAAATGTATCTATATTTCGCATGTTTGACTATGACAAAATTAAAGAGTTGTTTTATAAAGTCAACCATGAATACTTTAAAACACTGTATTTTGCTTTTGCTCCGTATTTTTCAATCCCAATTTTCCAACAAACAAAAGCAATCGAATACATATATAATGATAAAAAAGAATATGATCTTAATGAATATGAATATGAGCATCAAATTTCTTATTTACCAAGAATGGTTTTTGATCACCATGATACTCAGACCCAATCAATTTTAAAGACTAGTTTTATTTCAAATAATGGAGAAGACACAGAACAGGTGAGAGTGAAATCAAGTAGTTTTAAAATCAAGCAAAGAGTCGATTATGTATCTGTCAGAGGGGGTGATGGCCACCATCACATGGTGCCAGTGCCTTGAGATGAATACATACCAATTTCTAAAGAAACAGATATTCTAATTAAAAAAATTCAAAACTATCCGATTGATATTGATGATTACAAAAAAGAAATTTCTGATTCGTTATCTAGCGGTTCAATGGGTATCGATACTAATATAGATGATAAAGATTTATTTCTATCGTACGGTTCTATTATCAAAATATTAAATTAAATATATAATTTAATCACCAAAAAGGAGGACATATGTCAAATCAACTAGACGAAATGGAAGGACCTTTTCTTGAAGAAGGTCACGATGTTAATGTAATTAACAAGAGATTACCTATCAAAACAGGTGCCGGTTCAATAATATTCGAAATTATGTTATGAGTGTTAGCAATCATCCCAGGGCTTATATTCTTGTTTATCAAAATTAAAGCCAAAAACTATTTAGCACAAGTTGAACAAAAAATTCAACACAATGCTTCACAAATCGATAACTTTTTAGAACAAAGAGTTATCATTATGACCAACATCGCTTCGATTGTTTCAAAATCAATCGATCTAGATAAAGATGTTATGAAATCAGTGGCTTTATACCGTTCGGGTATGAAACCAACTGAAGAAAATAGATCAAATTTTGCAAGTTCAATTGACCAAACAATCGGCGCAATTAACGTTCAACTTGAAAATTATCCTGAATTACAAGCACACGGTGCTTTAAGAGATGCATTGCAACAAAACTCATACTTACAAAAAGAAATTACTGCCGCTAGAGAAATCTACAATGACTCAGTATATCAATGAAACAGAGCAGTAAATGAATGACCTGCAAAAATGATTGTTGCATCAAGAAATAACTATACAACGAGAATTCCTTTCATCGCTAGTGCTCAAACTAAAGCCGATGCTAGAAAAGATTTCTTCGCTTAATTCATTCAAAGAAAAATGAGCAATTAAATTTTGCTCATTTTTTATTTTATTTTACAAATGCTCTATTTCAGACATTATTTTGCCAACCCCACCATTTTTATAATCGTGATCCGAAACAAAATCAGCAATGCTTTTAATTTCATCCATCGAATTAGCAACAGCCATTAAATACCCAATTTCGGGTTTGGCTGTTACATCATTTCCTGAATCCCCGATGTGCATGGCAGTTTTAATATCTAGCCCTAATAATTCACAAATGTACTGTGCTGCCTTCCCTTTGGTTGCTAATTTGTGAGTAATCTCAATAGAATAACCTTTTGAAACGAGATGAAAACTTAATGATGGATATTCACTTCTTCATTTTTCGAGTTGTAAAACCATTTCATCCTTTTCAAGCCCAAATACTAAATACTTAAATACCTCATCTTCGTATGGAATTTTGTCATAATTTAATCTAGGGATTTGTGATGCTCATGAACGAATGAATAATGGGTTGTTATTACTCGAACAATATAAATATTCAGTATCATTAACAAAAATAAATAAGCCTAGTTTTTGAAATTCACTCATTATTTTTTGTTTGTCATCAGGGCTAATTGTAGCTTTTCAAATCGTTTTACCCTTATTGTCAATAATTTGAGCTCCGACTGAACATATAGTAAAAGGAGCATTAATTTTAGCCATTAGTTCTCTCAGAAACTTATTATTTTTTCTGCCGGTTGAAACAATAACAGGTTTATAACTATTTATTTTTTTGGCGACAGCGATATTAAAATCTGAGGCCGGATAATTTGCATCTGGCTGGTCAAAAAAAGTGCCGTCTAAGTCTAAAAAATAAGCGCTTGGATTAATATCTTTGTATATTTTCATTTAATTATTATAAACCATATTTTAATAATGATTTATAACTAGTTTAATGAGTGTTCTTATTTTTCCTAAAATACTGTAATATGTGTATTTATGAAAAAAAATATAATTCTATAACAAAACAAAGTGCGAAACTTTAAATTATGAATTTCTAACTATTTTAATTAAAAACGAAACTTTATAATTTGTCGTGGTAAAATTTAGCAACTTAATATTAACATAGATAGGAGAATAATATGAGCAATAAATATGATAAATATATTTCAAGTTATTTTCATAAAACAGAAAAAATAATCGAAAAATACAATCCGAATAACATTATTCGTATGCAATTTTTCCAACGTAAAGATAATGTTCTTTTGGGTGGTATGGATGAAGTACTAGAACTACTGAAAAATAACACGGATACGTCAAAATACACAATTAAATATCTCCCTGAAGGGTCTATAGTAAATAATCTTGAAATTGTACTTGAACTTGTCGGGAATTATCAACTTTTCGGTAAATATGAAGGTATGATAGATGGAATTTTAGCCCGCTCTTCAACAATTGCAACAAACATGCGAAATTGCGTATTAGCCGCAAAAGGTAAAGATGTAATATTTATGGGTGATCGTGCAGACCACTGAATGATGCAAGAAATTGATGGCAAGGCTGCGCTTCTAGCCGGCTGCGCTTCTATGTCAACAGATGCTCAAAACATTACAGGCTCACAAAGTGTATTCGGTTCGGTTCCTCATTGCTTAATTCAAAATTTTGCTGGCGATACCAGTGCTGCTATGAAAGCATATTCTGAAATGTTTCCTGAAGATAAAATTATTTCTTTGGTTGATTATCATAATAATGTTATACGTGAAGCACTTGATTCATATAAGACTATAGGAAAACACTTGTGAGGCGTAAGAATAGATACTTCAAAAAACATGAAGGACCATATGTTTGACAACGAACCTGACAATCAGGAATTTTATGGAGTTAACCCAGAACAAATCAAGAGATTAAGAGTTGCCCTAGACCAAGCTGGCGCTAAACACGTTAAGATTGTCGTATCAAGTGGTTTCAACCCTGAAAAAATCACTAAGTTCGAAGCAGAAAATGCACCAGTAGATGCTTACGGTGTTGGTCAAAGCATTTTTAAACCATATGCTTCATTTTCAGCTGATGCAACTATGCTAAACGACCATAGAGAGGCCAAAGAAGGTCGTGTATATAGAAATAATGATAAATTGATTGAATTCAAAGGACAAAATTAATGATTAATTATCCCAAAACACCAATTGTTTGACTTAGTATAATCGCCTTAAATTTTGCTTTATTAGTATTTGGTTACATTATCGGTTCATTTAATACAGCGATTATTTTAAGCAAAAAATTAAAAAACGACGATGTTAGAAATCACTTTTCACAAAATGCCGGTGCCACTAATTCATTAAGAACTTATGGCAAAAAATTTGCATTAATCGTTTTTATCATTGACTTTATGAAAGTTTTAATACCTACCTTAATTTTTGCAACACTTCAAAACCATCTTTTTTGCGATTTTTCAGCTGCATATTGAATGAGTCCTCAGTCAATTGGTTTAGGAGTAATTCTTGGTCACTGTTTCCCGATTTTCTTTAAATTCAAGGGAGGTAAAGGTGTTGCATGCTCTTCTGCATTCATCTTAAGCATTAATCCGGTTTTATGATTAATCGCCTTTGTCGTGTTTTTTGCAACGGTTATTATTTCCAAAAAAGTTTCATTAGGTTCGTTATTAACCGCTGGTATTATTGCTCCATTAGTTTTTATTCCGTGATTTAGTCAAGGAATAACAGGTTATTGATTTAATTTTATTAATTTATCGAACTGCATTTCTCCTCAATGTTTACAACCTTATTGATTTGTGTCTGCTGTATATTTCCTAATTGCTTCTATTTTAATTATTTGCCTTCACAGAAGCAATATAAAAAGACTTATCAGCGGTACTGAATCTCAACTTAAATTGAAAAAATAATCAACACTTAAACGCTTGTTAGTGTTGATTTTTATTTAATTTAGATAAAAAAGTTGTCTTGTGAAAAAATTATTATTTATTATCCCAAAGTGATAACTTTTTTTATTTTTATAAGCAAAAACTATTTTTATATTAAAATAGATACATATATTTAATAATAATATTTAATTAGGAGATAACAATGATTAACGTAAATACATTTAAAGGCGGAATTACATTTGAAGATGAAGGAGAAATCTTTGTCGTTATAGAGGCTCAACACTCAAAACAAGGACGTGGCCAAGCAAACGTTAAAGCAAAAGTCAAAAACTTAAGAACTGGAGCAATCACCATTAAATCTTATACTGGTGGAACAATGATTAAAAAGGCCCATATTGACAAACGTCCAATGAATTACCTATATTCAGACGGCGAAAACTTAATATTAATGGATAATGAAACATATGAACAAGTGGAAATTCCATTGAGTCACGTTGAATGAGAAATTAACTTTTTAAAAGAAGGATCTTCTGTAAAAATTAGAAAATTTGAAGAAGAAATTCTTGACATTGAACTAGAATCGTCAGTTACTTTAGAAGTAATTGAGGCGCCTGACGCTGTAAAAGGAAATACAACTACAAACCCACAAAAAAGAGTTAAAGTCGAAACAGGTTTTGAATTAGACACTCCAATGTTTATTAAACAAGGTGATTTTATTTCTATCTCAACAGAAACCGGTAAATACTTAGGTAAAGGAAATAAATAATGAATTTTATAACTGTTTCTTTAGGTTTAGGTCAGAGTTACTCTGTGTCAGAAGACACATTGCAACAACTAATTCAACAATGTGCTAACGATGTAAATTTTTTGAAATTAGATGGAACTCCAAGAATTGTATTCAATAAAGATTTCTCTAATGCTTCTTTTATTATCGACATTAAAATTAAAAGAAACAAAAATTTAGGCGAAATTATTGAACAATTTTCAAAAGAATTTCAAACTCGTTTTGAAAGTTTAATAGATATAAAACCACAAAATCTAAGAGTGTGTTTTACAGGTAATTACTAATTACAACCAACCGCTCTATGTGGTTGGCTTTATTTTTAGGGGGATTATGAAAAAAAGAAACAAAGTTGTATTGGGGATGTCTGGTGGTGTAGATTCTTCGGTTGCAGCAAAATTATTACTCGATAAAGGTTATGCAGTTGAAGGTTTATTTATGAGGAATTGAGATTCATTTGTAAATAATGATTTTTTGGGAAATGAAAATATTTCAAAAGATATATGCCCACAAGAACAAGATTTTCAGGATGCATTAAAAGTTGCCAATAAGCTTGGCATAAAACTGCATAGAGTCGATTTTGTTCGTGAATATTGGGATAATGTGTTTGAAAATTTTATTGAAGAATATAAAAAAGGACGTA
This genomic interval from Mycoplasma miroungigenitalium contains the following:
- a CDS encoding phosphotransferase produces the protein MKTEITTGHTNISYRIGDEFVQEKQFNGFNHKIDYHILSKFNFVPRLIQNKSDIIKWEFIEGQQPILDFSNIELIARQVKQIHDSKLKFPKSNHAARVKEYRKILKEKNRSVPVLEEYYRCVNLTLSKMDKTTPLHNDLWPFNMIQIEDKIFFVDWEYSTLGDKHFELAYIIEASNLTGDLEAKFLNAYGDYNYIHLLRHKILVNYLVVLWVQTQTKPPFNTEEYEKRIYNYGKELKKLTNS
- the lepA gene encoding translation elongation factor 4 gives rise to the protein MDKTKIRNFSIIAHIDHGKSTLADRILELTQTVSQRELEEQILDTMDLERERGITIKLNAVQIKYKDYIFHLIDTPGHVDFTYEVSRSLAATEGALLIVDATQGIEAQTLANVYLALENNLTIIPIINKIDLPSADIERTKAEIERVIGLPTDNAVCISAKTGLNCEQVLEAIEKYIPAPAEADDSKPLKALIFDSYFDEYRGVVMLVRIVQGKLRRNDKIKFMSSGRINQVSELGVKSPREVKKEYLEAGEVGWVAATIRDARDVRVGDTITLEENPAEKPLPGYKKKQPVVFTGFYPVDTRDYMELKESLEKIALSDSSISWEQETSRALGFGFRVGFLGMLHMEILQERLNREYHIGVIATSPSVEYKVYRTDGTLEMVSNPAFLPDRTFIDRIEEPYIYSTIIVPDNYIGNVMELCQGKRGIYRDMESLDGNRSKITYEMPLAEIVVDFFDRLKSSTKGYASFEYDLFGYKETDLVKVDILLNGDKIDAFTVITHRDNAYSRARDLCQKLKEAIPRQNFEVPVQAAIGGKIIARETIKAYRKDVTAKLYGGDVTRRQKLLKKQKEGKKRMKMLGSVEVPQEAFLKILKTNIDN
- a CDS encoding MAG1210 family protein, encoding MIPTQTIDQPLDEYKSYENKHKENVENFFKELTEKSNIDVNANRSTSDKIYKKDELINKWKNKLSKLRVGTAFNILFIVLACSLPVWTIIYLVHKGTENIEISTQTILISTALFVLSILAIVGLSVIQALVINKRIKSAEKIKNKFETEREELVDEAYRQLNPLLNIIRPGYKIKIFKNTMPILEMDRHLNIGRLRSLAQNYDFKGDTNHNQMHERIQSGTIYGNPFIISSRLLHEMGTKTYTGTLFITWTEYSYDSNGKRVAVACSETLVARVVKPFPEYWHKTYIYIGSQAAPDLYFTRNSNNINNESDSQIDKYVKKYDKILKKMMKDNPQFTALANTEFEACFGATDRNHEQQFRLLFTPLAQQNIVKLLTDKKYGYGDDMFYGKYGKLNLFQFDHLTGEVLDENVSIFRMFDYDKIKELFYKVNHEYFKTLYFAFAPYFSIPIFQQTKAIEYIYNDKKEYDLNEYEYEHQISYLPRMVFDHHDTQTQSILKTSFISNNGEDTEQVRVKSSSFKIKQRVDYVSVRGGDGHHHMVPVPWDEYIPISKETDILIKKIQNYPIDIDDYKKEISDSLSSGSMGIDTNIDDKDLFLSYGSIIKILN
- a CDS encoding LemA family protein, whose product is MSNQLDEMEGPFLEEGHDVNVINKRLPIKTGAGSIIFEIMLWVLAIIPGLIFLFIKIKAKNYLAQVEQKIQHNASQIDNFLEQRVIIMTNIASIVSKSIDLDKDVMKSVALYRSGMKPTEENRSNFASSIDQTIGAINVQLENYPELQAHGALRDALQQNSYLQKEITAAREIYNDSVYQWNRAVNEWPAKMIVASRNNYTTRIPFIASAQTKADARKDFFA
- a CDS encoding HAD hydrolase family protein, translating into MKIYKDINPSAYFLDLDGTFFDQPDANYPASDFNIAVAKKINSYKPVIVSTGRKNNKFLRELMAKINAPFTICSVGAQIIDNKGKTIWKATISPDDKQKIMSEFQKLGLFIFVNDTEYLYCSSNNNPLFIRSWASQIPRLNYDKIPYEDEVFKYLVFGLEKDEMVLQLEKWRSEYPSLSFHLVSKGYSIEITHKLATKGKAAQYICELLGLDIKTAMHIGDSGNDVTAKPEIGYLMAVANSMDEIKSIADFVSDHDYKNGGVGKIMSEIEHL
- a CDS encoding nicotinate phosphoribosyltransferase — encoded protein: MSNKYDKYISSYFHKTEKIIEKYNPNNIIRMQFFQRKDNVLLGGMDEVLELLKNNTDTSKYTIKYLPEGSIVNNLEIVLELVGNYQLFGKYEGMIDGILARSSTIATNMRNCVLAAKGKDVIFMGDRADHWMMQEIDGKAALLAGCASMSTDAQNITGSQSVFGSVPHCLIQNFAGDTSAAMKAYSEMFPEDKIISLVDYHNNVIREALDSYKTIGKHLWGVRIDTSKNMKDHMFDNEPDNQEFYGVNPEQIKRLRVALDQAGAKHVKIVVSSGFNPEKITKFEAENAPVDAYGVGQSIFKPYASFSADATMLNDHREAKEGRVYRNNDKLIEFKGQN
- the plsY gene encoding glycerol-3-phosphate 1-O-acyltransferase PlsY, with product MINYPKTPIVWLSIIALNFALLVFGYIIGSFNTAIILSKKLKNDDVRNHFSQNAGATNSLRTYGKKFALIVFIIDFMKVLIPTLIFATLQNHLFCDFSAAYWMSPQSIGLGVILGHCFPIFFKFKGGKGVACSSAFILSINPVLWLIAFVVFFATVIISKKVSLGSLLTAGIIAPLVFIPWFSQGITGYWFNFINLSNCISPQCLQPYWFVSAVYFLIASILIICLHRSNIKRLISGTESQLKLKK
- the efp gene encoding elongation factor P encodes the protein MINVNTFKGGITFEDEGEIFVVIEAQHSKQGRGQANVKAKVKNLRTGAITIKSYTGGTMIKKAHIDKRPMNYLYSDGENLILMDNETYEQVEIPLSHVEWEINFLKEGSSVKIRKFEEEILDIELESSVTLEVIEAPDAVKGNTTTNPQKRVKVETGFELDTPMFIKQGDFISISTETGKYLGKGNK
- a CDS encoding MMB_0454 family protein; this encodes MNFITVSLGLGQSYSVSEDTLQQLIQQCANDVNFLKLDGTPRIVFNKDFSNASFIIDIKIKRNKNLGEIIEQFSKEFQTRFESLIDIKPQNLRVCFTGNY